Proteins from a genomic interval of Microbacterium imperiale:
- the yidC gene encoding membrane protein insertase YidC, translated as MDLFLATPTPVVPTPTTPPPGGADFFSTIMWPFKFLVEAILVFWHWIFTAAGLPAAAGATWVLSIIGLVIVVRSALIPLFVRQIKSQRKMMELAPEMRKIQEKYRGKRDQLSREAMSRETMALYKKHGTTPVSSCLPLLVQMPILLGMFYTLSDVKKHAEWGVGGVGLLNTELTKQFYDAQLFDVAPLHTNMIEAINLGQTATVVILVILVVLMIASQFITQLQIISKNLSPEAKTGQAYQMQKIMLYVLPLAFIFSGVFFPLGVVMYWFTSNIWTMAQQFIVIRNLPTPGSEAAKAREERLARKGKALDAKGRVISMEKYQAEQQRLVEEAERARAAQPKRQQPMGKQRAKKQSNKGGSQG; from the coding sequence CTGGATCTCTTCCTCGCCACGCCGACTCCCGTCGTGCCGACCCCGACGACTCCTCCTCCCGGCGGTGCTGACTTCTTCAGCACGATCATGTGGCCGTTCAAGTTCCTGGTCGAGGCGATCCTCGTGTTCTGGCACTGGATCTTCACGGCTGCGGGCCTGCCGGCTGCCGCCGGTGCGACCTGGGTGCTGTCGATCATCGGCCTGGTCATCGTGGTGCGCTCGGCGCTGATCCCGCTCTTCGTGCGCCAGATCAAGAGTCAGCGCAAGATGATGGAGCTCGCGCCGGAGATGCGCAAGATCCAGGAGAAGTACCGCGGCAAGCGCGACCAGCTGTCTCGTGAGGCGATGAGCCGCGAGACCATGGCGCTGTACAAGAAGCACGGAACGACGCCGGTTTCGAGCTGTCTGCCGCTACTGGTGCAGATGCCCATCCTGCTGGGCATGTTCTACACGCTCAGTGACGTCAAGAAGCACGCCGAATGGGGCGTCGGCGGTGTGGGCCTGCTCAATACAGAGCTGACGAAGCAGTTCTACGACGCACAGCTGTTCGATGTCGCCCCGCTGCACACCAACATGATCGAGGCGATCAACCTCGGTCAGACGGCCACCGTCGTCATCCTCGTGATCCTCGTCGTGCTCATGATCGCGTCGCAGTTCATCACGCAGCTGCAGATCATCTCGAAGAACCTGTCGCCCGAAGCCAAGACCGGCCAGGCGTACCAGATGCAGAAGATCATGCTCTACGTCCTGCCGCTGGCGTTCATCTTCTCGGGTGTCTTCTTCCCGCTCGGCGTCGTCATGTACTGGTTCACCTCGAACATCTGGACCATGGCGCAGCAGTTCATCGTCATCCGCAACCTTCCGACCCCGGGCTCCGAGGCGGCCAAGGCTCGTGAGGAGCGCCTCGCGCGCAAGGGCAAGGCGCTCGACGCGAAGGGCCGAGTCATCTCGATGGAGAAGTACCAGGCCGAGCAGCAGCGTCTGGTCGAGGAGGCGGAGCGTGCCCGCGCCGCACAGCCCAAGCGACAGCAGCCGATGGGCAAG
- the yidD gene encoding membrane protein insertion efficiency factor YidD produces MSWSTLPTASTGEGRITAASFARSVPLMPRNAGIAVLHAYRSIVSPLYGDVCKYYPSCSAYAVGAVQQHGLVKGSALAAARLARCHPWAAGGVDDVPAHRDFRHTLTRHGFVVPPRKD; encoded by the coding sequence ATGAGCTGGTCCACGTTGCCGACCGCGTCCACCGGCGAGGGCCGCATCACGGCGGCATCCTTCGCCCGATCCGTGCCGTTGATGCCGCGCAACGCGGGGATTGCTGTGCTGCACGCATACCGATCGATCGTGTCGCCCCTGTACGGCGACGTGTGCAAGTACTACCCGAGCTGCTCGGCCTACGCCGTCGGCGCCGTGCAGCAGCACGGCCTCGTGAAGGGCTCCGCCCTCGCGGCGGCGCGCCTCGCCCGCTGCCACCCCTGGGCTGCCGGAGGCGTCGATGACGTCCCCGCCCACCGGGACTTCCGCCACACCCTGACCAGGCACGGCTTCGTCGTGCCGCCGAGAAAGGACTGA
- the rnpA gene encoding ribonuclease P protein component has product MLARGNRITRGADYKAVVRGGARCAGAHTVTYVVSTGSNRSPRFGFIVSKQVGSAVVRNTVRRRLKAVCAQALPDVRDGADIVIRALPSAAGSDFSQLRDEVTRCLRRRAAS; this is encoded by the coding sequence GTGCTGGCGCGCGGAAACCGAATCACGCGCGGGGCGGATTACAAGGCCGTCGTCCGCGGGGGTGCTCGGTGTGCCGGAGCGCACACCGTGACCTACGTGGTTTCCACCGGGTCGAATCGATCGCCCCGGTTCGGATTCATCGTCAGCAAGCAAGTCGGATCAGCCGTCGTGCGCAACACAGTGCGCCGACGGCTGAAGGCCGTTTGCGCGCAGGCTCTGCCCGACGTGCGCGACGGCGCCGACATCGTGATCCGCGCGTTGCCCTCGGCCGCCGGGTCGGACTTCTCCCAACTGCGAGACGAGGTGACGCGGTGTCTACGGCGACGAGCAGCATCATGA
- the rpmH gene encoding 50S ribosomal protein L34 gives MSKRTFQPNNRRRAKKHGFRARMRTRAGRAILSARRGKGRTELSA, from the coding sequence ATGAGCAAGCGCACGTTCCAGCCCAACAACCGCCGCCGCGCCAAGAAGCACGGCTTCCGCGCCCGCATGCGCACCCGCGCCGGCCGCGCCATCCTGTCGGCTCGCCGCGGCAAGGGCCGCACCGAGCTGTCGGCCTGA
- the dnaA gene encoding chromosomal replication initiator protein DnaA, with protein sequence MGGTLYLDVPNDLTAAQLNKRLRQPIMEALAHVHVEPGASSYRVVVNPELADAHLTAPIPVQSASAPAPLRPAGEEYVETPVSTSRHDTRLNPKYTFDNFVIGQSNRFAHAAAVAVAEAPAKAYNPLFIYGDSGLGKTHLLHAIGDYALNLYTGIRVRYVSSEEFTNDFINSIANNRGSAFQARYREVDILLIDDIQFLQGRAETQEAFFHTFNTLHDHDKQVVITSDVPPRHLTGFEDRMRSRFEWGLITDVQAPDLETRIAILRKKAQSERLLVPDDVLEYIATKVSSNIRELEGALIRVSAFASLNRSNLDISLAQTVLRDIVDQDDANVISPTDIITATAQYFRLSVDDLYGSSRSQAVATARQIAMYLCRERTSLSLPKIGQLFGNRDHTTVMYAYKKISELMKERRSIYNQVSEITAQLGRR encoded by the coding sequence ATGGGTGGCACTCTCTACCTCGACGTCCCCAACGATCTGACTGCCGCGCAGCTGAACAAGCGGCTCCGTCAGCCGATCATGGAGGCCCTTGCGCACGTCCATGTCGAGCCGGGCGCATCGAGCTACCGCGTCGTGGTCAATCCCGAGCTCGCGGACGCGCACCTCACCGCACCGATTCCAGTGCAGTCCGCGTCCGCTCCGGCGCCGCTTCGTCCGGCCGGCGAGGAGTACGTCGAGACGCCGGTCTCCACCTCGCGCCACGACACTCGGCTGAACCCGAAGTACACGTTCGACAACTTCGTCATCGGTCAGTCCAACCGGTTCGCCCACGCGGCGGCGGTCGCGGTCGCCGAGGCGCCCGCGAAGGCGTACAACCCGCTCTTCATCTACGGCGACTCCGGCCTTGGCAAGACGCACCTCCTCCACGCCATCGGCGACTACGCGCTCAACCTCTACACGGGGATCCGCGTGCGGTACGTCTCGAGCGAGGAGTTCACGAACGACTTCATCAACTCGATCGCCAACAACCGCGGCTCCGCCTTCCAGGCGCGCTACCGCGAGGTCGACATCCTGCTCATCGACGACATCCAGTTCCTGCAGGGTCGTGCCGAGACACAGGAGGCGTTCTTCCACACGTTCAACACGCTGCACGACCACGACAAGCAGGTCGTGATCACCAGCGATGTGCCGCCGCGTCACCTCACCGGGTTCGAAGACCGCATGCGCAGTCGCTTCGAGTGGGGCCTCATCACCGATGTGCAGGCGCCCGACCTCGAGACCCGCATCGCGATCCTGCGCAAGAAGGCGCAGTCCGAGCGGCTCCTCGTCCCCGACGACGTGCTCGAGTACATCGCGACGAAGGTCTCGAGCAACATCCGTGAACTCGAGGGTGCGCTCATCCGCGTCTCGGCGTTCGCGAGCCTCAACCGGTCGAACCTCGACATCTCACTCGCGCAGACGGTGCTGCGCGACATCGTCGATCAGGATGACGCCAACGTCATCTCCCCCACCGACATCATCACCGCCACGGCGCAGTACTTCCGCCTGTCGGTGGACGACCTCTACGGCTCGAGCCGTTCGCAGGCCGTCGCGACGGCGCGTCAGATTGCGATGTACCTGTGCCGCGAGCGCACGAGTCTGTCGCTCCCGAAGATCGGGCAGCTGTTCGGCAACCGCGACCACACGACCGTGATGTACGCCTACAAGAAGATCAGCGAACTCATGAAGGAGCGTCGCTCGATCTACAACCAGGTCTCCGAGATCACCGCGCAGCTCGGTCGCCGCTGA
- the dnaN gene encoding DNA polymerase III subunit beta: MKFQVNRDVFSEAVSFVVKLLPQRNPQPILAGVLIEATDAGLSLSAFDYEASARTTIEATIDEPGTILVHGRLLSEIASRLPNAPIQIAVDDDGILLTCGSARFTLASMPVQEYPAIPEVTGDSGVVPADDFATAIAQVAFAASRDDVTPVLTGVQLEVTGTQLSLVATDRYRVALRDIPFDSGIAADENTTTALVPARTLTEVGKTFAHSGDITVSFSGSGDREIIAFTAGNKTVTSLLIKGNFPPVRRLFPEATDHHAVVNTGELIEAVRRVALVLDRSAPLRFTFGADGVSMDASGTEQARATESVDATLTGDEVVIGLNPQYLLEALAAVKSEFTRVTFTSSENANKLSPILITPQTSGGVESFKYLLQPNLLLR, translated from the coding sequence GTGAAGTTCCAGGTCAATCGCGACGTCTTCAGCGAGGCTGTGTCGTTCGTCGTGAAGCTCCTTCCGCAGCGGAATCCTCAGCCGATCCTCGCGGGTGTGCTCATCGAAGCCACCGACGCGGGTCTCTCGCTGTCGGCTTTCGACTACGAAGCGTCCGCACGCACGACGATCGAAGCGACGATCGACGAACCCGGCACGATCCTCGTGCACGGGCGTCTGCTGTCCGAGATCGCCAGCCGCCTTCCGAACGCGCCGATCCAGATCGCGGTCGATGACGACGGCATCCTGCTCACGTGCGGCTCGGCGCGGTTCACGCTTGCCTCCATGCCGGTGCAGGAATACCCCGCGATCCCCGAGGTCACCGGTGACTCCGGCGTCGTTCCCGCCGACGACTTCGCGACGGCGATCGCGCAGGTGGCGTTCGCGGCTTCGCGCGACGATGTCACCCCCGTGCTCACGGGTGTGCAGCTCGAGGTGACGGGCACGCAGCTCAGCCTCGTCGCGACCGACCGCTACCGCGTCGCTCTGCGCGACATCCCGTTCGACAGCGGCATCGCCGCCGACGAGAACACCACGACCGCGCTGGTTCCCGCCCGCACGCTGACCGAGGTCGGCAAGACATTCGCCCACTCCGGCGACATCACCGTGTCCTTCTCGGGCTCGGGCGACCGCGAGATCATCGCCTTCACGGCGGGCAACAAGACCGTGACGTCGCTGCTGATCAAGGGCAACTTCCCGCCGGTGCGACGCCTGTTCCCCGAGGCGACCGATCACCACGCGGTCGTGAACACGGGCGAGCTGATCGAGGCGGTGCGCCGTGTCGCTCTCGTGCTCGACCGTTCCGCGCCGCTGCGCTTCACGTTCGGCGCCGACGGCGTGTCGATGGACGCGTCGGGCACCGAGCAGGCACGCGCGACGGAATCGGTCGACGCGACCCTCACGGGCGACGAGGTCGTCATCGGTCTGAACCCGCAGTACCTGCTCGAGGCACTCGCGGCGGTCAAGAGCGAGTTCACGCGCGTCACATTCACGTCGAGCGAGAACGCGAACAAGCTCAGCCCGATCCTCATCACTCCGCAGACCTCGGGCGGCGTCGAGTCGTTCAAGTACCTGCTGCAGCCCAACCTCCTCCTGCGCTGA
- the recF gene encoding DNA replication/repair protein RecF (All proteins in this family for which functions are known are DNA-binding proteins that assist the filamentation of RecA onto DNA for the initiation of recombination or recombinational repair.), with product MIVEQLSLVDFRNYAAAELTLAPGANVFVGRNGQGKTNLAEAIGYFATLGSHRVSQDAPMVRDGADAAFVRARLAHGERRVQLEAQVNRSGSNKARVNGSPVRTAELPRYAQVVLFAPEDLQIVRGDPSARRRFADQLLIQRAPRLAGVLADYDRVLKQRNALLKSARSRGVRGDSLSTLDVWDDKLVTLGTDVIRARLRLASELARPVATAYTAIAGADHRPQLQWALSVGGSDPEEDDSPAEAAVADAAAIEQLFRTALAERRSAELDRGITLVGPHRDDLVLRIRDLPVKGYASHGESWSVALSLRLASAQLLRAESTLGDPIVILDDVFAELDADRRARLAGIVADYQQVIVTAAVAEDVPIELRARTVRVEAGTLHEVDDAES from the coding sequence ATGATCGTGGAGCAGCTGAGTCTGGTGGACTTCCGCAACTACGCGGCCGCCGAACTCACCCTCGCTCCCGGAGCGAACGTGTTCGTCGGCCGCAACGGCCAGGGCAAGACGAATCTGGCCGAGGCGATCGGCTACTTCGCGACGCTCGGGTCGCATCGGGTGTCGCAGGACGCACCGATGGTGCGCGACGGCGCGGATGCCGCCTTTGTGCGGGCCCGGCTCGCGCACGGTGAACGCCGCGTGCAGCTCGAGGCGCAGGTCAATCGATCGGGATCCAACAAGGCCCGGGTCAACGGCTCGCCCGTCCGCACCGCGGAACTCCCCCGCTACGCGCAGGTCGTGCTGTTCGCGCCCGAAGACCTGCAGATCGTCCGCGGCGACCCGTCCGCTCGTCGCCGATTCGCCGACCAGCTCCTCATCCAGCGCGCGCCGCGCCTCGCCGGCGTGCTCGCCGACTACGACCGCGTGCTCAAGCAGCGCAACGCCCTGCTCAAGTCGGCGCGCTCCCGCGGCGTCCGTGGCGACTCGCTGTCGACGCTCGATGTCTGGGACGACAAGCTCGTGACCCTCGGCACCGACGTGATCCGGGCGCGGCTCCGCCTCGCCTCGGAACTCGCGCGGCCCGTCGCGACCGCCTACACCGCGATCGCCGGCGCCGACCATCGGCCGCAGCTCCAGTGGGCCCTGTCGGTGGGCGGCTCCGATCCCGAAGAGGACGACTCCCCCGCCGAGGCGGCGGTGGCGGATGCCGCTGCGATCGAGCAGCTCTTCCGCACGGCCCTCGCCGAGCGACGCAGCGCCGAGCTCGACCGCGGCATCACGCTCGTCGGGCCGCACCGCGACGACCTCGTCCTCCGCATCCGCGACCTGCCCGTGAAGGGTTACGCGTCGCACGGTGAGTCGTGGTCGGTCGCGCTGTCGTTGCGGCTCGCGTCGGCGCAGCTGCTGCGCGCCGAGTCGACACTGGGCGATCCCATCGTCATCCTCGACGACGTCTTCGCCGAGCTCGACGCCGACCGACGCGCGCGGCTCGCGGGCATCGTGGCCGACTATCAGCAGGTCATCGTTACGGCGGCGGTCGCCGAGGACGTGCCGATCGAACTGCGCGCGCGCACCGTGCGGGTCGAGGCCGGGACGCTGCACGAGGTCGACGATGCCGAATCCTGA
- a CDS encoding DUF721 domain-containing protein → MPNPDQLPETIATYLRLRGLEPSGRWKKRRRTRTDDDENQPFTSGRDPKGLGDVIADLTRQAGWDAQLSREDLVLRWAEVAGEETARHASPVALSDGVLTVQCDSTAWAKNLHLMRAAITTQLVRAFPQSGVETVRFVGPDVPSWKWGPRAVPGRGPRDTYG, encoded by the coding sequence ATGCCGAATCCTGATCAGCTGCCCGAGACGATCGCCACCTACCTGCGGCTCCGCGGCCTCGAGCCGTCCGGGCGCTGGAAGAAGCGCCGGCGCACGCGTACCGACGACGACGAGAACCAGCCGTTCACCTCGGGTCGCGACCCGAAGGGGCTCGGTGACGTGATCGCCGACCTCACCCGTCAGGCCGGCTGGGACGCTCAGCTGTCCCGGGAGGACCTCGTGCTGCGCTGGGCCGAGGTCGCTGGCGAGGAGACCGCGCGGCACGCCTCACCGGTCGCGCTGTCCGACGGCGTGCTCACCGTCCAGTGCGACTCGACCGCCTGGGCGAAGAACCTGCATCTGATGCGTGCGGCGATCACGACGCAGCTGGTGAGAGCGTTCCCGCAGTCGGGCGTCGAGACGGTCCGTTTCGTGGGACCGGACGTCCCCTCCTGGAAATGGGGTCCCAGAGCCGTTCCAGGGCGCGGCCCTCGCGATACCTACGGTTGA
- the gyrB gene encoding DNA topoisomerase (ATP-hydrolyzing) subunit B, producing MTSQNSDSVPEDPQIPAEATDETPAKVANEYGADEIQVLEGLEAVRKRPGMYIGSTGERGLHHLVYEIVDNSVDEALAGYCDTIQVSILEDGAIRVVDNGRGIPVDMHKTEGKSTVEVVLTVLHAGGKFGGGGYAVSGGLHGVGSSVVNALSTRLDVEVRRQGHVWRQSFRTGGVPQAPLEKGEATDETGTTITFWPDPDIFETVEFDYDTLRTRFQQQAFLNKGLRIALDDQRPDSAYVVDLEDGTSENRRPHDDFLYERGLVDYVEYLNKLRKTEVVNDEIIEVESEDTVRHISLELAMQWTTSYTENVFTFANTINTHEGGTHEEGFRAALTTKVNAYAREKGLLKEKDDNLTGDDIREGLTAVISVKLSEPQFEGQTKTKLGNTEAKAFVQKIVGDQLTDWLDRNPAQAKRVIMKAVDAATARLAARKARETARRKSVFESASMPDKLKDCTSKDPSISEIFLVEGDSAGGSAVRGRDPETQAILSLRGKVLNVEKARLDRALGNNEIQAIISAFGTGIGEDFSVEKARYHKIVLMADADVDGQHITTLLLTLLFRYMRGLIEAGFVYLAMPPLYRLKWTNAEHEYVYSDKERDALLAEGLASGKRIPKESGVQRYKGLGEMNPKELWETTMDHNTRTLRQVTIDDEAAADEIFSVLMGEDVESRRTFIQRNAKDVRFLDI from the coding sequence ATGACGTCTCAGAATTCCGACAGCGTTCCCGAAGACCCTCAGATCCCCGCCGAGGCGACCGACGAGACTCCCGCCAAGGTCGCCAACGAGTACGGCGCGGATGAGATCCAGGTCCTCGAGGGCCTCGAGGCGGTTCGCAAGCGTCCGGGCATGTACATCGGATCCACCGGTGAGCGCGGCCTGCACCACCTCGTCTACGAGATCGTCGACAACTCCGTCGACGAGGCTCTCGCCGGCTACTGCGACACCATCCAGGTCTCGATCCTCGAAGACGGTGCGATCCGCGTGGTCGACAACGGCCGCGGCATCCCGGTCGACATGCACAAGACCGAGGGCAAGTCCACCGTCGAGGTGGTGCTGACCGTCCTCCACGCCGGCGGCAAGTTCGGCGGCGGCGGCTACGCGGTCTCGGGCGGCCTGCACGGCGTCGGCTCCTCGGTCGTGAACGCGCTGTCGACCCGGCTCGACGTCGAGGTGCGTCGTCAGGGTCACGTATGGCGCCAGTCGTTCCGTACCGGCGGCGTGCCGCAGGCTCCGCTCGAGAAGGGCGAAGCCACCGACGAGACCGGCACGACCATCACCTTCTGGCCGGACCCCGACATCTTCGAGACCGTCGAGTTCGACTACGACACGCTGCGCACGCGTTTCCAGCAGCAGGCCTTCCTCAACAAGGGCCTGCGCATCGCGCTCGACGACCAGCGTCCCGACTCGGCCTACGTCGTCGACCTCGAGGACGGCACCTCCGAGAACCGCCGTCCGCACGACGACTTCCTCTACGAGCGGGGTCTCGTCGACTACGTCGAGTACCTCAACAAGCTGCGCAAGACCGAGGTCGTCAACGACGAGATCATCGAGGTGGAGTCGGAGGACACCGTCCGCCACATCTCGCTCGAGCTCGCGATGCAGTGGACGACGAGCTACACCGAGAACGTCTTCACGTTCGCCAACACGATCAACACCCACGAGGGCGGCACGCACGAAGAGGGCTTCCGCGCCGCCCTGACGACGAAGGTCAACGCGTACGCACGTGAGAAGGGCCTGCTCAAGGAGAAGGACGACAACCTCACGGGTGACGACATCCGCGAGGGCTTGACCGCCGTCATCTCCGTCAAGCTCTCCGAGCCGCAGTTCGAGGGCCAGACCAAGACGAAGCTGGGCAACACCGAGGCGAAGGCCTTCGTCCAGAAGATCGTCGGCGATCAGCTGACCGACTGGCTCGACCGCAACCCCGCCCAGGCCAAGCGCGTCATCATGAAGGCCGTGGATGCCGCGACCGCGCGTCTCGCGGCGCGCAAGGCGCGCGAGACCGCACGCCGCAAGAGCGTGTTCGAGTCGGCGTCGATGCCCGACAAGCTGAAGGACTGCACGAGCAAGGACCCGTCGATCTCGGAGATCTTCCTCGTCGAGGGAGACTCGGCCGGCGGTTCGGCCGTGCGTGGTCGCGACCCCGAGACGCAGGCGATCCTGTCGCTGCGCGGCAAGGTGCTCAACGTCGAGAAGGCACGGCTCGACCGCGCGCTCGGCAACAACGAGATCCAGGCGATCATCTCGGCCTTCGGCACCGGCATCGGCGAGGACTTCTCGGTCGAGAAGGCCCGGTACCACAAGATCGTCCTGATGGCCGATGCCGACGTCGACGGCCAGCACATCACGACGCTGCTGCTCACGCTGCTCTTCCGCTACATGCGCGGGCTGATCGAGGCCGGCTTCGTGTACCTCGCGATGCCGCCCCTGTACCGCCTCAAGTGGACGAACGCCGAGCACGAGTACGTCTACAGCGACAAGGAGCGCGACGCGCTGCTCGCCGAAGGGCTCGCGAGCGGCAAGCGCATCCCCAAGGAGTCCGGCGTTCAGCGCTACAAGGGTCTCGGAGAGATGAACCCGAAGGAGCTGTGGGAGACCACGATGGACCACAACACCCGCACGCTCCGGCAGGTGACGATCGACGATGAGGCGGCGGCCGACGAGATCTTCTCGGTGCTCATGGGCGAGGACGTCGAGTCCCGTCGCACCTTCATCCAGCGCAACGCCAAGGACGTCCGCTTCCTCGACATCTGA
- the gyrA gene encoding DNA gyrase subunit A yields MSDEERPDLTPAHNHGNIDQVDLQVEMQRSYLDYAMSVIVGRALPRVEDGLKPVHRRVIYGMYDGGYRPDKSYSKCARVVGEVMGQYHPHGDSAIYDALVRLVQPWSLRYPLADGQGNFGSPGNQGAAAPRYTETKMAALAMEMVRDIDEDTVDFEDNYDGKTQEPVVLPARFPNLLVNGSVGIAVGMATNIPPHNLREVADGALWSLENPDASRDELLEALMSRIHGPDFPTGAQILGTKGIREAYRTGRGSITMRAVIEVEEIQGRTCLVITELPYQVNPDNVALKIRDLARDGKITGIADIRDETSDRTGQRLVVVLKRDAVAKVVLNNLYKHTQLQENFGANMLAIVDGVPRTLPLDGFVSYWIEHQIEVIVRRTRYRLNEAEKRMHILRGYLKALDALDEVIALIRRSPTVDEAREGLKSLLDIDDIQADAILSMQLRRLAALERQKIIDEATELELKIADLNDILATPSRQRTIIAEELTAIVDKYGDERRTHILHGFDGDMSMEDLIPEEEMVVTVTREGYIKRTRSDNYRSQHRGGKGIKGAQLRADDVVEHFFVTTTHHWLLFFTTKGRVYRSKAYELPEAGRDAKGQHVANLLALQPGEEIAQILDIRDYSAAQYLVLATRDGKIKKTALSEYDTNRQGGVIAIRLRGQEDETGGDELVSALLVDEGDDILLITRKGMSLRFSATDDALRPMGRSTEGVKGISFREDDSLLSASVARGDGYVFVVTDGGYAKRTAVDQYRTQSRGGLGIKVAKLNDDRGVLAGGLIVSESDEVLVVLASGKVVRSSVAEVPAKGRDTMGVVFARPGDDDRILAIARNGERGLTEEAASDDAPAVDAPPSAETEESGSDA; encoded by the coding sequence ATGTCTGACGAAGAACGTCCCGACCTCACGCCTGCCCACAACCACGGCAACATCGACCAGGTCGACCTCCAGGTCGAGATGCAGCGGAGCTACCTCGACTACGCGATGAGCGTCATCGTGGGGCGCGCGCTGCCCCGCGTCGAGGACGGGCTCAAGCCCGTGCACCGCCGTGTGATCTATGGCATGTACGACGGCGGTTACCGTCCCGACAAGAGCTACTCGAAGTGCGCCCGCGTCGTCGGCGAGGTGATGGGTCAGTACCACCCGCACGGCGACAGCGCGATCTACGACGCCCTCGTCCGTCTCGTCCAGCCGTGGTCGTTGCGCTATCCGCTCGCGGACGGTCAGGGAAACTTCGGCTCCCCCGGCAACCAGGGTGCGGCCGCCCCCCGGTACACCGAGACCAAGATGGCCGCGCTGGCCATGGAGATGGTCCGCGACATCGACGAGGACACCGTCGATTTCGAGGACAACTACGACGGCAAGACGCAGGAACCGGTCGTCCTGCCCGCGCGCTTCCCGAACCTGCTGGTCAACGGCTCGGTCGGCATCGCCGTGGGCATGGCGACGAACATCCCGCCGCACAATCTGCGCGAGGTCGCCGACGGTGCGCTGTGGTCGCTCGAGAACCCGGATGCCTCGCGCGACGAGCTCCTCGAGGCGCTCATGTCGCGCATCCACGGCCCCGACTTCCCCACCGGCGCGCAGATCCTCGGCACCAAGGGCATCCGCGAGGCCTACCGCACCGGACGCGGCTCGATCACGATGCGGGCCGTCATCGAGGTCGAGGAGATCCAGGGCCGCACGTGCCTCGTGATCACCGAACTGCCGTACCAGGTCAACCCCGACAACGTCGCCCTGAAGATCCGCGACCTCGCCCGTGACGGCAAGATCACCGGCATCGCCGACATCCGCGACGAGACCAGTGACCGTACCGGCCAGCGCCTCGTGGTCGTGCTCAAGCGCGACGCCGTCGCGAAGGTCGTGCTGAACAACCTGTACAAGCACACGCAGCTGCAGGAGAACTTCGGCGCCAACATGCTGGCGATCGTCGACGGCGTACCGCGTACGCTCCCGCTGGACGGCTTCGTGTCGTACTGGATCGAGCACCAGATCGAGGTCATCGTCCGCCGCACGCGGTACCGCCTCAATGAGGCCGAGAAGCGCATGCACATCCTGCGCGGCTACCTCAAGGCGCTCGATGCCCTCGACGAGGTCATCGCGCTGATCCGCCGCTCCCCCACCGTCGACGAGGCGCGCGAGGGTCTGAAGAGCCTGCTCGACATCGACGACATCCAGGCCGACGCGATCCTGTCGATGCAGCTGCGTCGCCTCGCGGCCCTGGAGCGGCAGAAGATCATCGACGAGGCGACCGAGCTCGAGCTCAAGATCGCCGACCTCAACGACATCCTCGCCACGCCGAGCCGGCAGCGCACGATCATCGCCGAGGAGCTCACGGCGATCGTCGACAAGTACGGCGATGAGCGTCGCACGCACATCCTGCACGGCTTCGACGGCGACATGTCGATGGAAGACCTCATCCCGGAAGAGGAGATGGTCGTCACCGTCACGCGTGAGGGCTACATCAAGCGCACGCGCAGCGACAACTACCGATCGCAGCACCGCGGCGGCAAGGGCATCAAGGGCGCTCAACTGCGAGCCGATGACGTCGTCGAGCACTTCTTCGTCACGACGACCCATCACTGGCTGCTGTTCTTCACCACCAAGGGCCGCGTCTACCGGTCCAAGGCGTACGAGCTGCCCGAGGCGGGCCGCGATGCGAAGGGCCAGCACGTCGCCAACCTGCTCGCGCTGCAGCCGGGCGAGGAGATCGCGCAGATCCTCGATATCCGCGACTACTCCGCGGCCCAGTACCTGGTGCTCGCGACCCGCGACGGCAAGATCAAGAAGACGGCGCTGTCGGAGTACGACACGAACCGCCAGGGCGGCGTCATCGCGATCCGCTTGCGCGGTCAGGAGGACGAGACCGGCGGCGACGAGCTCGTCAGCGCCCTCCTGGTCGACGAGGGTGACGACATCCTCCTCATCACCCGCAAGGGGATGTCGCTGCGCTTCTCGGCCACCGACGACGCGCTGCGTCCGATGGGCCGATCCACCGAGGGTGTGAAGGGCATCTCGTTCCGCGAGGACGACAGCCTGCTCTCCGCATCGGTCGCCCGCGGGGACGGATACGTGTTCGTCGTGACCGACGGCGGCTACGCCAAGCGCACGGCTGTCGACCAGTACCGCACGCAGAGCCGGGGTGGTCTGGGCATCAAGGTGGCGAAACTGAACGACGACCGGGGGGTCCTCGCGGGCGGCCTGATCGTCTCCGAGAGCGATGAGGTCCTCGTGGTTCTTGCCAGCGGCAAGGTGGTACGCTCCTCCGTGGCCGAGGTCCCGGCCAAGGGTCGCGACACCATGGGCGTCGTTTTCGCCCGGCCCGG